A window of Pirellula sp. SH-Sr6A contains these coding sequences:
- the recQ gene encoding DNA helicase RecQ yields MSSTPALPVDSIVTESAFSQMLMKVWGYDSLRPSQRDAVESILQRRDTLVVMPTGGGKSLCYQAPAVYSGGLTVVVSPLLALMKDQVDALRSVGVCAVRVDSTLNAEEKREAARLVRSGEARLLFVSPERLLTNDFLRFLSEYPPHTFAIDEAHCVSQWGHDFRPEYRQLGQLRGSFPKAAIHAFTATATQRVRQDIVAQLQLRDPNVLVSSFDRPNLNYRIIPRENLFTQVYEICDRARGTGGIVYCMRRRDVEEHAAYLVSKGISAVGYHAGMTHEERKRAQEAFVGETVDVVVATVAFGMGIDRSNVRFVVHAAMPKSIEHYQQETGRAGRDGLPADCTLFFSAADAITIRRLTEKSLLDAHADEAILQSTLQHLEDMVNYCRVPKCRHRALVEYFAETYPRPSCGACDVCLGETDCIHEAKEVAQKILSCVFRIDERFGVKYLTEVLLGANTKEVRARKHDQLSTYGILKGHTKEQIQDWVYQLVGQQMLRIEAGEFPIVKLGSDAKGVLRGTVTPILLRSAPKKINQTQTANLLTEAADPSLFEALRQVRKQLASDANLPPYVIVNDRSLLEMAAVRPSSRDGLRSIHGMGESRCKAYGEAFFACIERISAERSLNRDVRVLSDIRASDSRGVGAGSVGAPPEVIPGRQQDARKYFRRKESIDAVATALKLSKSTIAKYLVEWLESEPCESIEPWVSRDVEAKVLEAARVTQADRLKPIFEYLKGTVDYETIRIVLSFQGSQVGR; encoded by the coding sequence ATGAGTAGCACGCCCGCTCTTCCCGTGGATTCCATCGTCACCGAATCCGCCTTCTCCCAGATGCTGATGAAAGTCTGGGGTTACGATTCTCTTAGGCCATCGCAGCGCGATGCAGTCGAATCGATTTTGCAACGACGCGATACGCTGGTCGTTATGCCGACTGGGGGTGGCAAGTCGCTTTGTTATCAAGCGCCTGCGGTCTACTCCGGTGGATTGACGGTTGTCGTTTCTCCGTTGTTGGCATTGATGAAAGATCAAGTCGACGCGTTGCGATCGGTGGGAGTGTGCGCGGTGCGAGTCGATAGCACGTTGAACGCCGAAGAAAAACGGGAAGCTGCCCGTTTGGTCCGTTCCGGCGAAGCGAGGTTGCTGTTCGTGTCACCGGAGCGTTTGTTGACCAACGACTTCCTTCGCTTTCTCTCGGAGTATCCGCCCCATACGTTTGCCATCGACGAGGCCCACTGCGTGTCCCAATGGGGGCACGATTTTCGTCCTGAGTATCGACAACTGGGTCAACTGCGTGGCAGTTTTCCCAAAGCCGCGATCCACGCGTTCACCGCGACGGCCACACAACGTGTGCGGCAGGACATCGTGGCACAACTGCAGCTGCGCGATCCCAATGTGCTCGTCAGCTCCTTTGATCGCCCCAATTTGAATTACCGCATTATCCCTCGCGAGAACTTGTTCACGCAGGTCTACGAGATTTGCGATCGAGCGCGAGGGACCGGCGGAATCGTCTATTGCATGCGTCGCAGAGATGTCGAGGAGCACGCAGCGTACCTTGTCTCGAAGGGAATCTCAGCGGTCGGGTACCACGCTGGTATGACCCACGAAGAACGGAAGCGAGCCCAGGAGGCCTTTGTCGGCGAGACCGTGGACGTGGTGGTCGCGACGGTCGCCTTTGGGATGGGGATCGATCGTTCCAATGTTCGGTTCGTCGTGCACGCGGCGATGCCGAAATCGATCGAGCACTACCAACAAGAGACGGGCCGCGCAGGACGAGATGGGCTTCCCGCCGACTGCACCTTGTTCTTTTCCGCGGCCGATGCCATCACCATCCGAAGACTGACCGAGAAGAGTCTGTTGGATGCCCACGCCGACGAAGCGATCCTGCAGTCCACGTTGCAGCATTTGGAAGATATGGTGAATTACTGTCGAGTTCCCAAGTGCCGGCACCGAGCGTTGGTCGAATACTTTGCCGAGACCTATCCTAGGCCGTCGTGCGGCGCGTGCGATGTCTGTCTTGGGGAAACCGATTGCATCCATGAAGCCAAAGAGGTTGCCCAGAAAATCCTGTCCTGCGTCTTTCGCATCGACGAGCGATTCGGGGTGAAATACCTCACCGAAGTTTTGCTCGGAGCCAACACGAAAGAGGTGCGAGCGCGCAAGCATGATCAATTGAGTACCTACGGTATCTTGAAAGGCCACACGAAGGAGCAGATCCAAGATTGGGTCTATCAGTTAGTAGGTCAGCAGATGTTGCGGATCGAGGCAGGCGAGTTCCCCATTGTGAAGCTTGGAAGCGACGCAAAGGGAGTTCTGCGAGGCACCGTCACCCCCATTTTGCTGCGATCGGCTCCGAAGAAAATCAACCAGACGCAAACCGCGAATTTGCTCACCGAAGCTGCCGATCCGTCCCTTTTCGAGGCGTTGAGGCAAGTTCGAAAGCAGCTTGCATCAGACGCGAACTTACCCCCGTATGTGATCGTCAACGATCGCTCCCTTTTGGAGATGGCGGCGGTCCGTCCCAGTTCACGGGACGGATTGAGATCGATTCATGGCATGGGTGAGTCGCGATGCAAGGCATACGGCGAAGCCTTTTTTGCATGCATCGAACGAATCTCCGCGGAGAGATCGTTGAATCGCGATGTTCGGGTGCTCAGCGATATCCGCGCGAGTGATTCGCGGGGCGTTGGGGCGGGATCGGTGGGTGCTCCTCCCGAAGTCATTCCAGGGAGACAGCAAGATGCGAGGAAATACTTTCGGCGCAAGGAGTCGATCGACGCGGTCGCGACTGCCCTGAAGCTCTCGAAGAGCACCATTGCGAAATATCTGGTTGAGTGGCTGGAATCCGAACCCTGCGAGAGCATCGAGCCTTGGGTGAGTCGCGACGTGGAGGCGAAGGTGTTGGAGGCGGCCAGGGTGACGCAGGCCGATCGTCTGAAGCCCATCTTCGAATACTTGAAGGGGACGGTGGATTACGAAACGATCCGCATCGTGTTATCGTTTCAAGGGTCGCAGGTCGGTCGCTAA
- a CDS encoding zinc-binding dehydrogenase, with translation MSTSPAVVNFAPQKGSVEIREIETPNIGDEDVLLEVSNVGVCGSDLHQWTADHSWPVNYPVVLGHEFGGTIVEKGSRVVGWDIGDRVVSETAAIIDPNNPMSRQGRYNLDPTRKGFGYGVHGAMTRYVRVPSRILHHVPDHLPFEQACLTEPCCVAYNAVVKNAHIEPGDRVVVLGPGTIGILCAAMARLCGAEVAIVGLEADRHRLNIAAENYGCIPIIGDAKAWAMERDGMGADGIIDAAGASITLKIALDLVRPAGWISKVGWGPQPLGFNIDPLVQKNVRLQGSFSHHWAIWERVIAILASGQLNVRPIIGGVWPIEQWHEAFEKMHSGEVVKSVLKP, from the coding sequence ATGTCGACTTCTCCTGCCGTCGTGAATTTCGCACCCCAAAAGGGCTCCGTTGAGATCCGAGAAATCGAAACTCCCAACATCGGAGATGAAGACGTCTTGCTCGAGGTAAGCAACGTGGGAGTATGCGGCAGCGATCTCCACCAATGGACCGCCGACCACTCCTGGCCCGTCAACTACCCCGTGGTATTGGGGCACGAGTTCGGTGGCACGATTGTGGAAAAGGGCTCGCGCGTTGTCGGTTGGGATATTGGAGATCGAGTCGTTAGCGAAACCGCTGCGATCATCGACCCCAACAACCCGATGAGCCGGCAGGGGCGGTACAACCTCGATCCCACTCGTAAAGGATTCGGGTATGGTGTCCATGGTGCCATGACGCGTTACGTCCGAGTCCCATCGCGAATTTTGCATCATGTTCCCGACCATCTTCCCTTTGAGCAAGCATGCCTCACCGAACCATGTTGTGTCGCGTATAACGCCGTGGTTAAAAACGCCCACATCGAACCGGGGGATCGCGTCGTCGTCCTCGGACCTGGCACCATCGGTATTCTCTGCGCTGCGATGGCGAGACTTTGCGGTGCCGAGGTAGCCATTGTCGGCTTGGAAGCGGATCGTCATCGTTTGAACATCGCCGCCGAGAACTACGGTTGCATCCCCATCATCGGCGACGCGAAGGCTTGGGCGATGGAACGCGACGGCATGGGAGCCGACGGAATTATCGACGCGGCGGGTGCGAGCATTACGTTGAAAATTGCCCTGGATCTCGTCCGGCCCGCCGGCTGGATTAGCAAGGTCGGTTGGGGCCCTCAACCACTCGGTTTCAACATCGATCCCTTGGTGCAAAAGAATGTTCGCCTGCAGGGAAGCTTCAGCCACCACTGGGCGATTTGGGAACGGGTAATCGCCATCCTTGCTAGCGGCCAACTCAACGTTCGCCCGATCATCGGCGGAGTCTGGCCCATCGAGCAATGGCACGAGGCATTCGAGAAGATGCATTCCGGCGAGGTCGTGAAGTCCGTACTCAAACCGTAG